The following DNA comes from Noviherbaspirillum sp. L7-7A.
CGCTGTCCTCCAGGCCGCAGCCCCCTGCCATGCCGTCGCGTGCGACCTGGCCAGTACGGCTTTGGTTTCTTTTCCTGTTGGCGCTGATCGGCATTTCGCTAGCCATGCTGCTGACGCCGCGCGACGACAACGCGTCGGTGAAGGGTCCGGTGCCAGGTCCAGCAAGCATGGCTGTGACGCCCAAAGCGGACGACGAGCCATTGCAACCTCCTGACTTGCCATCCCCCGCAAGGAAGGCACAGGCAGCCATCGAGAAAAAACCGGGGCCAGCCGCGACGCCCATTGCCAGGCCGGCCGACCCGCCCATTGCCCGGCGCCAGCCTCCCCGATCGTCTCAGCCTTCGCAGCCTTCTCAAGCGCCCGCCGACCAGCCCGCCGCCGCACCGCGCACGCCGGCGGGCGACGCCGCCTGCAGCGCGGCCATGGCGGCCATGAATCTTTGCAGCGCACCCCATCCATAACGACAGAACCAGGAGCCGACATGAGACGCCTTATCCCCTTGCTGCTGACGCTCGGTCTGCTGCCAGCCATCGTGCAGGCAAGAACGGAATTCAAGATCGTCACGGCGTCCGAGCGCGGCACCTATATCCAGATCGGCCGCGACCTGGCGAAGTACATTGCCGACCCAGCCGACATCAGCCTGGAGGTGCTGCCCTCCAAGGGGTCGGCCGACAATGTGGCACGCCTGCGCGACGAGCCGGGCGTGAAATTCGCCCTGGTGCAATCCGACGTCTACCAGGCTTTCCTGGACCAGGCCGCCAGCGGCAACCGCTCCGCCGGCCGCATCATCCGGCCGCTGCGGGTAGTGATGCCGCTCTACAACGAGGAAATCTACTTCGTTGCCCGCGCCGATTCGCCGCTCAACTACATCCATGAAATCAAGGACAAGAAGCTCAGCATCGGCCCGGTGGGCAGCGGCACCGCGCTGTCGGCCACCACCCTGTACCGGCTGATGTTCAACCAGCCGCTGCCGGAGGCCAATGCAACCTATGTCAGCAATGAAGAGGCCCTGATCAAGCTGACCACCGACAAGTCGGTGGATGTCGCGGTAATCGTCGCAGGCCAGCCGGCCAAGCTGTTTGCCGACATGAAGCCGGAAGCGCGCCAGTTCATCAAGCTGCTCAAGCTGGACGACAAGGCGGCGGAAACCCGGCGCGCGGTGGAGACCTACTATCCGGCATCGATACGCCCTTCCAGCTATCCCAACTGGATCACCGAGGAAGTGCCGACGCTGACGGTCAAGGCCTTCCTGGTCACCTATGACTACAACCTGCAGCACACCACGCGCTACCTGAATGCCTTCGCCGAGTCGCTGTGCCAGAACTTCGATCAGCTGCAGGCCCAGGGGCATGCAAAGTGGAAGGAAGTGAAACTGGAGTTGCCCACGCTCGGCAAGGGCTGGAGCTATTACCCGCCCATGGAGCGGACCATGCGCAGCTGCATCGCACAGCGCACCGCGCAAAGCAGCAGCAGGCCAGCCGCCGTCCCGGGCACGGCGGCGCCGGCCCGGCCCTGCACCCAGCAGGAAAAAGTGCTGGGCCTGTGTGGAAGCTGACGTGGGGGCCTTCAACTGGGCATCTGCGCCATCATTGATCGTCGCCGGCACCGACCTGGCCGGCCTCTGCGTTCTGACTGGCGTGCTGGCAGTCAGCGCCTGGTACTGCCTCTCGCCACCGCCGCTGCTGCGCCACACGGCGCCCTCGGCAGGCCAACGGCATGGCATGCTGCTGGCGCTGTCCGCACTGGCCGCGCCCCTGCTGCTGTTTGCCTGCCTGGCTGGCGCCCTGGCGATGGCACAACAGGCCGGTACGCCGCTGCCGGCAGCGCATCCGGGACGTCTGCTGACATGGGCCCTGTATGCCGCAATCGGCCTGGCACAGCTGTTTGCGCTGCAGCGCCTGGCTTACTGGCCCGCGCCGCGGTTGAGGCGCCTGATGCCGCTCGCCGCCAGTTCCCTGGTGTTGCTGCCGCTGGCAGCCGGCGTGGCGCTTCTGGCCCTGGAACATCGCTTCCTGGCGCCGGGCAGCATGCCGCGCATCGCCATTGCTGCAGGGGCCGCGGCGGCTGTCAGCGGCATCCTGCTGT
Coding sequences within:
- a CDS encoding TAXI family TRAP transporter solute-binding subunit, which translates into the protein MRRLIPLLLTLGLLPAIVQARTEFKIVTASERGTYIQIGRDLAKYIADPADISLEVLPSKGSADNVARLRDEPGVKFALVQSDVYQAFLDQAASGNRSAGRIIRPLRVVMPLYNEEIYFVARADSPLNYIHEIKDKKLSIGPVGSGTALSATTLYRLMFNQPLPEANATYVSNEEALIKLTTDKSVDVAVIVAGQPAKLFADMKPEARQFIKLLKLDDKAAETRRAVETYYPASIRPSSYPNWITEEVPTLTVKAFLVTYDYNLQHTTRYLNAFAESLCQNFDQLQAQGHAKWKEVKLELPTLGKGWSYYPPMERTMRSCIAQRTAQSSSRPAAVPGTAAPARPCTQQEKVLGLCGS